The DNA sequence AAGCTCATACCATGCTTACATTTGTGGTAATACAGagaatactgagtgagtgagtatattttacgccgcttttagcaacattccagtatcacggcgtgggacaccagaaatgagcttcgcaCACTGTACACACATAGGGAATTCATGGcatgacgggcgaacgctttgaccactaggctaaccaaaAAAGAATACTGACCGAACCATTCTGATGTGACTAAATTGTAATGCATTTACGTGTTTTCAGACATCGACACTAGTCCCTGCTTTGATAGCTCCTGTGGGTTCTGTATGTATGTTCTGGAGACCCCCGTGAGCTGGGATGACGCAGACATAGCATGTGGTGGGGAACTGATTTTGACCGCGCCTGGGTGGATGCACAGATGCATCGTGATGCAGTTACAGTATCTCAGTGAGTATATACATTAGGACCACTTAATAAACTAATTGTAAGAGAGAGAGATTCATCTGGTGCTTCGTGTTAACAGTGTTTGGGCTGTTGCCCATTAGAACTACTTAAACTAActggaagagagagagagacggatGCAGAGAAGAGAAAGGGAAAAAACAGGCGGGTTAGGAAGAGAAAGGGGGACCGGGAGGTGACAGACATAAAGACAAACGTAAAGAGGCGATAGATAGAGAATGACGGACGGAGATAGAAACGAAGAGGGGAAACGGAGAGAGgaaagggagggagggagaaagTGAGGAAAGAGTGACAGAGAAAAAAGGAAAGACAGACAAACCGAGGTAGGAAGCAGGGAGTGAGAGAGAGGCACAGAAGGAGAAAGAGAGAGTCTGAGCGATAGAGACAGACAGGGAGTTATAGTGTTGAGATACCGATTTGTGAAATCATGGGCTCTGTTCAGGTCTGCCTACATCccaagtggattgaacacaccaGCATATCATTGGGCGGCGGGGTAGGCAAGTGGTTACAATATATATTCGCTCATcacgaaaacccgggttcgattctcacatagatacaatatgtgaagcctgtttcagTGTGTCAATGTATGTCAATGCCTCTTCCAGGGAAACCAACTACCAACGTGTACTGGCTGTATGGAACGTACGACCACACGGGCTACGATACTCCGGAGTATTACACGGAGAGCACCCTGTGGTCACATGGCCAGCCCGACAACTCGAAGGAGTGCATCCTGCTGGACGCTGGAGACCAGTATAGACTGAGCACTGCCGACTGCTCAGAAACTCATTACGCTCTATGTTACTCCCTTGTCCAGAGTGCTGGTTCCCGCTGaaatccgggttcgattgcccaaaTGATTCAAATGTGTGACCCCATCTCTGATACCTCTTGATTTCGTTGGGATATTGATAACAGTGGCGTGAAGTCCTTGTTCGCGCACTCTCTAGCTCTTGGAGTCCAGACAGCTTTCGTTTAACCAGATCATATTAGCAACAAATCTCAGTGTCATCTGTGTGTAAGGATTCTATTAAATCAGCGTATACAATGGTATGCTTGCATTGTCATTTAAGAGTCTAACGTTTTTGGTAACCTgcaatatgtttttcatataAAAGTTCTTTTTATTCCTAAAACTATAATTTGTCGTCAGATTTATGCACTCACGCAAATGTGAATTGACTTAAACATCAATGAATTGTGAGGGGAAATTACGCTCCATATTTTCAAGTAACAGGTTTTATATGTTCATGAGAAGACAGAGAAAGTATTCTTTGAATTTCCTCAAACGAACACACCTGTGAATCCCATTCACCCACACCACGCCCGTCCCCACCCACCCTCATATATCTATGGCCAATGCCGAACTTCTTAATGACTGTAAAgtttcgattccacacatgggtacaatatgtgaaggccatatctggtgttccccgaattgatattgccggaatattactTAAGGCGGTGTGAAAAAACAACTCACCCTTAATGGAGGACGAATGACTTCAACTCGACACCAGAAATCCGTATGGATTTTAGAGAATTTGGTGTATTTGGTGTATTTTTCGACAAACATCGGATAACGTAATAGTGTATTTCGATGAATGTGACTGAATGTGATATTTGTACGCCCATTTTTATATACACGGTGTTGTTATCTGTCGTGATGAGAGCATGTTATACATCTCTGTGGGTCAAATGACTGAGGGACGGCCAGAAGGTCAGTTTATTTCCAGGCTGTCCGTGGAGTTACGTGGACAATCTTTGCTTCTTGAAtcttatgtcttggatcttaaGTGGAAGAGTGTTCAGCGAAGGGGTCCTGCCCGTTCGAAGCAGCGGTCACTAAACGTGGGATGATACAACTAGGAAACACTTTTTACAAGAGTCCAATGTCCTAGGTGGGTGGTATCTGGTCATCAGAATGAGGTCTTTTACATTTTCGATAGCGGTTTTAGCATCTGCACCGAATCTATTGCAATAAATATGCCGTCAATCCATGACATTTGTTCCTTCTTGACCTTCACAGCATTAGCTGATATTCCCGTCACTTCTTTGGTACACACAGCTCTTAGTTTCAGCAAAGGCATAATCCAGCAGATGATACCATTGATTAAATCGTATTAGAACTTGCCGTCAAGGTGTGATTTAAACCAAGCGGCTCACATATCACTAAACAGACTGTGTGTTTCCATGCAATCTTCCGACCCTTGACACAATAGGTCTATCGCGTCctagggcggtagggtagcccagtggtatattgtatgaaactaaaagctcactcactcactcactcactcactcactcactcactcactcatatattcaCAGAAATGCGGTGGATGTGACCATGGTAATGACACATACACTTAGCCATTAGAATGATCTGTCAAGGTGATCGAATGTCATCTTCGACTAACTGCAGTGACCgtatgtttttgtcttttgtgCAAAATGGTACAATGAGTGGAGTTCATTTCTGATGTGATCACTCGTTAttttgttgggatattgcttaaagcggcgtattacccaactcactaactcacgcTTGTACAAAAGGTCAAGGCTTTCCTATATGTTTCTGTCGCTAAAACCATTGAAAGTCTATATAAAGCATCCGTACACAGACAGATTTGTCATTGACATTTGGAGACACGCGAAAGAGCGATTCACATATTGAAAAGAAATTTGCCTAACAAAATCAACTGAGATAGCATCCGCATCAATTTCTACTGacacaatctctctctctctctctctctctctctctctctctctctctctctctctctctctctctctctctctctctctctctctctctctctctctctctctctctctctctctcgctatAACTACATTGACGAAATAACGCGTACGTAAAATCTTCACAGCATTGACGCACCATCGCTTGAGGAAACATTCAGTTGGATGCAGTTGTTTCGTCAGTGTGACCACGACCTGCAACCCAGTGTAATATTTATGATTGACTTCCTGAAAGATGACAATGCACTGATAAAGAATTCCCCAAacttggaaattttaactacaTCTAAGTAAGGATGAAACGacagccgttgtctgattgctTAAATCAGTTTAGTCGTCTCGATTTTGATTGGACGGTctttggtcgctcaaaggtttcctgacgcgacctcctactaggttttgttagacccggTGTAGgggtgtaacgaataacactggggctaCGTTTACTACGACTGTGGGATGACTAAAGTTGCTGTTATAGACAACAGTGGAATAACGCAGTGACTTCAGTTGCTGTTACATGCAACAGTGGAAAGATGCAACACTAAATGTCCTGTTACATCCTGTTACATCTAAGTAAGGATGAAACGacagccgttgtctgattgctTAAATCAGTTTAGTCGTCTCGATTTTGATTGGACGGTctttggtcgctcaaaggtttcctgacgcgacctcctactaggttttgttagacccggTGTAGgggtgtaacgaataacactggggctaCGTTTACTACGACTGTGGGATGACTAAAGTTGCTGTTATAGACAACAGTGGAATAACGCAGTGACTTCAGTTGCTGTTACATGCAACAGTGGAAAGATGCAACACTAAATGTCCTGTTACAAAATAGATTTCTTCACCTATTTACACTTCACAGTCAAGGCAGCACTGGGcacatacacaaaatatataaattccAGTGTTGTTCTTGTGATCTCTACAcctcatacatgaatacacctgtttgtctgtctgtctgtcaaagcCGACACATCAATATTAATAGATCGCCGGCAAGAAATAGCTGCAATAATGGAATTGTCATCAAAAATTCCATACTGCTAAAAAAGGTTACGGGTTACCCCATTCACTGATATTACTATTGTTAACCTGCTATAAAATACAGTCTTTTTGTAGTTTATCAGTTTCCTCAAGGTTACCTGTCTAATTACAGTAATATGAGATAATTGAGATAATTGTAACTTTCATGTATGATATAACATTGTTTCAAAACTCCTAAAGTTTAAACTCCTAAAATTGTTTCCCTAGACTTTCTAACTCAATGATCAATTGGCCAGTCTGTGTTTTGGTCTTACTCAGTGTGGAATTGTTAACTTGTTAAGACTGGACCAACGGATGAGGGGTTTAAGATAGTTATAGTATAGAGACAACTTGGATTCACTACACAACGTGTACACAGAAAATGGCTTTCATGTCGCTTCTTTTCGTTCAGTCCATTTGCATCATGCATCTTTAATGCAATCGTTCTTTTGCAATCTTACCTTTAATGAATATAATCATCATAAGTAGGATAAACTGAACACTTTTTACACCGACCATTTGATATTATGTGTGCGTAATTACATCTTCTTACAATGCAAGAACAAGGTTCTGTTCAAAAGAATACAAGATCAGCTCTTTCAGCAAAAACTGTGCGGGAAGTGTTAAAAAATGTGTCTTGAAGTTTGTATCTTCTTTTAGAACAATGTACATCTAGAAGCAGTTTCATCAACAGATTTTCCCGCCCTGCCTTGAAATTCAGGAGACAAGTGAGATTGTGTTTCTAATTCTGTGTATAAAAGTTGATAGAATCAAGGTGTGACAAGAGGGATGACGTCACAACTAGTTTTCCCTTTACACCAAAGAGAATATATTTCTGGGAATAGCTAAGCCTGGGTATTCTTTAGCACAGACGTTATCCTTTACCAGGCTTCGGAAATCTCTTGTAGCAGCACTGTAATCCCAGCCAAACAAGGGTGTAAAGAATTCTCCATGCTTTGATAGATGCCTCTCCACCAAAATTATGTGCAAAAGCAAAACACCGCTTCTGATTCAGTAAGGAAGTTGTTCATTAGTCAGAGGTGTCGTAGTGTCAACTGATGTCATCTTGTGTAGTAAATCTCGCTTCGATGTTTGCTGCAGGAACCAAACGATATAGCATATAAACCAACTGCTCAGATGAAATCACACGGCCATTACAGCTAGAGGAATCGATGTGAAaccaaaccagacaatcaagttatTAATGGACCAGAAAGTCTCCTTTGATGGATTAGAAAGGGGACGCGGAACGTCAGTCCCAACGTATGTTCAATTAGTATACAAAAGCAAAGGAGtatatgtagctggaatattgataaatgcaaCGTTAAATAATCGACAAACTTCTCTGATACTTTCAACACTgcgtacccgtgaagatccgggtaagaactgatcttcagtaacccatgcttgtcgtaagaggcgactgaaggGATCCGGTGGTTaggatcgctgacttgattgagaCATATTATCGTACCTGGATCAACAGACATAGAAATCAACTGAAGATAATATTACCTTGTAATGATTTACTTACATTTTGGGGACAAATGTCCTTAATTAGTTATATGGATTTCGAGGAGCGCCACAACTTCATTAGGCGCCCAGATATTATACCGTCAGCAACGGTTGTGTGATGTGGAAAGATCTTAAAAAGTACAGTGAATTTAAACATTTGGTCGATATTGGCAATCAAGTGTGGTTCAAATAAAATATCGAGTCTTTTTCCCCGGTACAGAGAACAACTTCAAATGCACTGCTAGATGCTGTGTTTCACAATCTGAATCAATAGCCGGTTATGCATTAATTGAACTTGTAACATTAGCTATTCTAAACGTGGAAGTGAAACAACAAGATGAGAACTATCCATGGTTAATATCGAATAAAAGaaaattcaaaatttacaaCTATATTGGAGGACGCAGGTTCACCGAGTGTGAAAATTTGTATTGTTCGTCATTAATGATCGACACTTTCATTGTGGCAAACATAGGAtaagttttatttttatttttttctcgaGTTTGTACAGTGAATGAAGGAGAGTGATGACAAATGTGATCGCTCTTCTCATCTCATtgacaatgtttgttttaatgctTGCTTGTGTTGTCTATGGacagatatatatcagaacagTGTCGTGAGTGGTGTAATGTTAATCTAATAATCAaagtctttaaaaaaaatactgttTGAGTGAAAAAATGGTTATATCAACAAATAATGATGTTTTCAGTGCATACTTTATTTACATCGAAACGGATGTAGACTAAAGCACAATATCGTAGTGATGTTGGAGGTGATATATTAGGTATTAATGGTTATACTAACCTAGTGCATATGTAGAATACTTTTGTATGTATTTGCAGGGAAGGCTGAGCTCCCTGGAGTTCCGAAATGACCGGTTGATGACCCAGGAGGTCCGAACGAAGTTGGGCTCTGGCCTGCGGAATAAACGACAGAAAGCGCTATTCCCTGGGTCGTCTTTAGAATGATACGACATATATAACATTTCTTTCGCCACAAGTGGATAAAGCTGTATTAGTTATTAGTCATGTAATTTAGCATTAATAATTGTTCCCTCTTTGGAGGTTTTGATTTTGAAGAGACAAAACGTAGCACCTCTTAAACTTGTTATTTGTAATGAATACCCgaattttaaaaatatggtGTTATCAAAAACTTTAAAAGTATACATACCCACTTGAAACTGGAAATACcgacttagtttcaaaagtatggacatCACCTAAAGGTTATGTGGAGCTCTGCCAGGTCGTGGACAAAGACTGGCTGATCCAGGGAATCATTTACATATCTAGTGATAAAAGCATTGAATTTCTGAATTCAGTTCAATCAAATCAAAATGTTCAacatacagcttgttcagcttgacctgtgCTACTCTATATATGCAagacccgggaggtcaaatggcacaaacggcaggtcgtattaacttcattaaattggggagcagagaatgttaaacGGCGATCCTTTTTGTCGGCTGTTtacaatcaacattttccaaacaaggtgcaccccttcactTGTTGTGACACGGTCATGGCATCGTATCGATCTGCGCTAGTGGGAACCGATAACagatgtcaaacaagtcagcgagcctgaccacccgatcccgttagtcgcctcttacgacatgcatagaaACCCTTTAcagcaagcctgggttgctgagggcctattctacccagaaccttcacgggtataaGGTTTAAAAAGAAACTCATTCAATTGATAAATGTTTATCACGTtttataataattaataaatgaagttttagaatgaatcaataactttgACTGTTAGTGGCAATACCTTCAAAGTGGGTTGAAGTAACGTAAAATGATTGCCCTCCTTACAGGGTATGAAAGTCGCATTCCATTTTAGACTTTTTTTCATACTACATGTTTTTAAACGTATAATCTGTGTTCTTTTAATGTTTTGCTAAACTAGAATACAATAGCCaacgactgaagggatggtgcaaATCAAGCTGAGGTCCAAGCAGgttgttgttggcgatccatagCGAGGTTTGATATAGTACGGTATCACTAATAAGGAAGTTTTAGACTTACAGTACCTGGCTACAACTATtcgtgactttggaaatgacgtTGGTTTTTCTAAAACGAATGCGCCCTATACAATCGCACCGCGAGACGCAGTCAGTGTTCAGACGCTGATTTTCTAAAAATAGATTCCCCGTCATGTGCTTGTCACGTGACATGCCTAAAAGGGATCACCTGTTTGTTTACCTCCGCTCTGGCAATCGTCTGCACCAGTGGCAATGGGTCCTAAACCAAATGAAATGACAACTGACAAAAAGAATtaactttaaattttaaatatcTCAAACTGAATGGATTATGTTAGAGACTTGTAGCGGACTTGACCTGACCGTGTACGAGAAGTGGTGCATATGAAAGACCAACTGACAAAATATGAAGGTAAGACTTTCAAGCGTTGTCAAGTTTCGCTGCTTTGAGTTGCCCTCTTTTTCCCGTACGCATGACATCGTGAGCATCAAAACACGAATACATAGTATGGTCAGGTACTGTACTTTACAAACTGTTTTTATTTCTAAGTCTGTGATCACCTGCTGgttttcactgtccttcgttgacatgttTTTAGAATTATCATGTCTTTAAGACTTGTTTTAGTTACGACATGGCAAACATATTGCCGGTCTTActgtaaatattaattcacttactcactgaggCCCCTAAACATAGATACACGTGCTAGGAAAGATCATTCTATATTGGAGGAAACGTTGGCGAAGTCCCTGCAGCGCTGTTGTTTGCCATTTGCAACATCGTATCTGGTTACCTGAGGGGAAATTCAGGTGCCCCTCAATCATTTTGCAGCTGTAATACAACAGCCACCCAtagcttttgttttctgcaggtccTTATAGCAGACAGCTTTTTTATCCTCAACAACTAAGAGTATTATTTCTCAGGGAATCTCCTTCAGTGATATCTAgtcctttttttaaaaaaaatattgagccTTCCCATTCTGATCAGGACAGACAACGTTTTAAGACCCTGAGTCAGTATGGCCTGTAGGTGTTCATGGTTAAGAGTCACACTGGAATCCATCGGTGTTAACGTTGGGTCTTTACTGGTTTGCGGTCACCACGAGAGCGTGATTTAACTTCCTTGACTTTTAAGTGCTTTTTTCAGAAGTTGAGAAGTACTATGCTGCAATTGTGACACATTGTATTCACGTTTCGATAGAGATTCTtgaccgttgtcaagcaggagaGAAACATGAGGAAGAAGGGATTATAAAATTTATATACGGTCTTTCACAACAAAATAAGCAATAAGTAGCTAAAGCTAGACAATTAACCGATTGATTAAAAGTGAACGCCAAATATGTACACGTCAAAGGGATAGTTTAGAATGGAGAAGTTAATTGTGCTTCGTTGAAGAGCATCCCAGCCTGGTGTGATGAAGTATCGTTGATCTCGAGTATTGGTGGACTTTGGTCGTCTGTTAAATACGTTTAAGTTGAATAGTAATATCAGTCCAGTTTTATTGATGACTGGTGTTTGCTTTGGTGTGATCAGATTGCTGATTTGCTGACAGACTTAGTCACGGATGTGCGATGGTCTCTGACTCGAATGTCGGTTGAGATGTTTCGGCTCTGTACTCAATCACAATATATTATGCCTTTGCTGTTCAACATCGCACTCAGCTGCATTCTaactattgagtgagtgaatttacttttacgccacactcagcagtattccagctatatggcagcggtctgtaaataatcagaccagacaacaagtgatcaacaacaagtgatcaacaagatAAGCGTCGATCTTtgcaattgtgaaccgatgacatgtgtcaaccaattcagcgagacTGACCCCCCGggcccgttagtcgcctcttacgacaagcatagttgcctttcatggcaagcatgtgtagctgaaggcctattctaccccggaccttcacgagacATATTATAAGCATATGGCGGCGGTtcgtaaataatcatgtctggaccaaacagttcatgagcatcgatctacgcagctgagATACGACAACATCACTTAACCAAGTCAACTAgccgttacgacaagcatggatcgCTGAACACCAATTCTACCTCAGGTCTTCTTGGGTCTTGTATATCATTTAATGTCATTACTTTGATAAAGACACCCTGGTGTCATACACAACTAATAGGTTCTTGTGGTTCTCACAGCATTCGTTAACGCCATCACGAAGAACCTACCGTCAATGTTGAGTCAATACACCTATACTGAAGGGAAAAGATCTGACAGAATCTTCACAACATGACTGTTGTCCCCACAAACAACTTGTATAATGTCGGCAACAACGTCTATTTATAGATTTCGACTTTACGAAGCTTGTTTGTAGAATAATAAGATTACAATGACGTTTCTGGTCATCGCCTTACAGCTGGGatgcattgctgagtgcgacattaaacaacatatGTGTTCATTTCGAGTGGATTAGGAGAGGGTTAAAGCTTATGCTGTTAGAACTGAGTTCGGTCTACAGGGTGAGTTGTCAGCGTTTTGCTGATTTACCACCAACTGCTGCAAACGCTGTTCCAGAGTGTTATCTACCATGTCCTGTAGAGATAGTTAGTATCTGTTAGCCTAGTTTTGTGAGGCGTCTCGCCAGTTTAATGTACACGCCCACGGGTTTATGACCAAATATCTGGTTCTGACTATGTTTTCGTCTGGAGAATCTGCTTTGAATTCTCGAGATTGCAAACAACTGTATGGTtttagtttggtttgttgtttaacatcgcaTTCATCATTGTGGCGATGGTGTTTCAGATCCGTCAATTCTTCTGTTACCCTGAAGAATATTTTTACCATTGTAATGTCGAGGACGTGGACATTCGTGGAAAAATACCGATGTACGTATCCCTAAGcttgtaagatgcgactaaaaTCGTGACACACAGTGTTCAGATACGATTAGTAACAGACTGACATGATTTGGTTGCAATGTGAttcaatgtgacgttaaatacaaatcaaacaaaaacacacaccaagATATGACCTGTTTGAGACAGTTGATTACCATATGTGGCGAGTAATAATGTCGTTGCACTATTTACAAACCCCTGTGATACAACTCCCAAACATGGTTATCCTCGAATAGACAGTAGTCTTTGACCGTCCTACGGGGGCAGTACTCACAATTCCTTGGGCTTTTCTGAAAGTTCGTCACGGCACATCTGACGTAAGACAAATATATACAACCTTAATTGGTAGACAGCTCTAAACAAGGTTCTGCGAGATGTTCTGGAACAACACGAATTGTTTGAGTTATTGTGCTCTACAACTTTATTTCGCAAATATACTCATGGGTGGCTGCGCAGTTAAAGTCCATGAAGCACGAGTTCCTCATCTGTAAACACTGTTCTGAAGAATGCACTGGGTTATTTGGATCACACCAAAGACTTAGGTTATTGAGTCTAGATCCATCCACCCAATTCCACTTCAAACTGGCCACATCCAGATAGGCCCCAACTGAGCGTCTTCTATCCACATTGATACCTGCAGGAAGTGTAACGAAACGTTTGTCTTAGTTTGTCTTTGAATGTTCATAAGGGAGTTTCTATTTGTTTCGACCGCTTTCAAAATATTGCATCAAAATAGAGTGGCTTATTCTGATGGCACCTACTGCGTCAGCTAAGAGTTTGTTGATATTTTGGCacataaacatcaacatgaAGGATTCATGGACTGTGAACGAGGCAAATTCATACTGGATCTGGAGTCTATATTTTTAGACTCCCTATTAAAGGTGAAGGCCACGTTCGAAATAATAATCGCCGCTGAAGCCACATTTCAAGTACACACCTCGGTGCCGAGAATCGCCACGAAAGCCACAATGAGTAAAGGAATCAATCCCGTTTCATCACATCACTAGTATGAAAATCTAAAATATCTTAACGatgaaatacaatacaatatgaaaactggctatagatcgccaataactgaaggtagatcacaataccagggaccatggggacttacagtatcttTTCACCTACACGGAACCTAActtgatttacaccatcccttcagacgCTGacgactttcaaaatatttcgccaaaatttaaaagaacacatcATCTACGTTTTAAAAATCTGGCAAGCTTAAATttaactttgaaagttttgggacttacgacCCTCTCAGGAGAACTAACTGAGAAAGAAAACGCAGATCATAGGGACTTTGTGTATTTCATAGTCGTTGTTAGTTGCTATATACGCATTTCCTAACCCTTTAGAGGTTAGCCACAGTGTTTCAATAATTATGCTTGGTAAAGTAATGTTGTGGAACCCGTAAGAATGACTAATCCTTCttggtcgagtgagtgagttacgttttacgccgcactcagcaatattccagttatatagcagctgtctgtaaatattcgagtctggaccagacaatccagtgatcaacagcaggagcatcgatctgcgcaattgggaaccgatgacatttgtcaaccaagtcagcgaactgaCCACCCtaccccgttagtcgcttcttacggcaagcatagtcgcttttattgcaagcattgACTTCTTGGTAGAACAAAATAACACAGGTAGGCACTTTGTGAGGCAGTATAATTATCAGAAGACACAAAGTACAAAGAagattttgttttcaatttcagttcacaaataatcaaaaatTATGGTTCAATAGTTCGTTATACTGTTCAACCGCGCTTTCATGTCGATGACCTCTTCTGCTGGTCAAGTAATAATGCGACAGCTAACATGCGACAGCTAAAAACTTCAAATACGTTTATTTCTGGATATGAAAACTTCAAATGACGGTACTTTCACTTTTTCATAGACTTGTGCGATCATCCTTCTTTAGCAGAATCGatagacatgtttttgttttgtgtaattGTTACGCTTTGGTCGTTTCCTGCAAAGTATCCCGTTCTTTGAAACGGAGTTCGATATCACATACAGAGTATTGTCCGCCCGGGCAAACTACATTTGAAAAATAGCAATTTCCGCTAAAGCAATGCAGGCATAAACCTCGGTGCCGCGAATCAAACTGTCATTATTGCAGCGTAGGCAAGTAGATTTTGGAAATTCTACTCCTATATTTTGCTTAAACACCGTTATGAAATGGAAGGAGTTATGCGTGACATATGTAGTTGGTTATAAGTATATTTGTGCTATAAACAGTCATTCTTCtttatttttttagtttttagcATGAATGTAAACATGATAATTCAGGCAACAATATCTCTGATCTCAAATTGTGATTAGAAAAAGAAAAGCATTGAACTGGCCCTCCCAGAAGTTAAACTTTTTCACAGAAATAATAGGTTGTATAATCACAAACAAATTGTAAAGGTGTTTGAGTACCTACGTGAGGCTGCTAGTTGTATAATCTAGACTTTTCCAACGAATAATTCAGCTGGATTTCTAGATTTT is a window from the Haliotis asinina isolate JCU_RB_2024 chromosome 9, JCU_Hal_asi_v2, whole genome shotgun sequence genome containing:
- the LOC137297244 gene encoding uncharacterized protein; the protein is MVKFGNIAAKFLLSVLVTSLVVSASRSEYWKLMDFGYDISYLEPVEELVRDGVLACASESLLRNVTAFGYEDEDHLCILLNVDYYEFHFWTPVSGMDIYLRNEDIDTSPCFDSSCGFCMYVLETPVSWDDADIACGGELILTAPGWMHRCIVMQLQYLRKPTTNVYWLYGTYDHTGYDTPEYYTESTLWSHGQPDNSKECILLDAGDQYRLSTADCSETHYALCYSLVQSAGSR